Proteins from a single region of Streptomyces spinoverrucosus:
- a CDS encoding gas vesicle protein GvpG, with product MGLISEVLLLPFAPVRGSAWAIRQVLHEAERIYYDPATIRAELARLEERLEAGEISEEEFDREEDELLDRLEIASRNSAGTGNGTAR from the coding sequence GTGGGACTGATCTCGGAGGTGCTGCTGCTGCCGTTCGCGCCGGTGCGCGGCAGCGCCTGGGCCATCAGACAGGTGCTCCACGAGGCAGAGCGGATCTACTACGACCCCGCCACGATCCGGGCCGAACTGGCCCGGCTGGAGGAGCGGCTGGAGGCCGGGGAGATCAGCGAGGAGGAGTTCGACCGGGAGGAGGACGAACTCCTCGACCGGCTGGAGATCGCTTCGCGCAACAGCGCGGGAACGGGCAACGGGACAGCACGATGA